Within Fusibacter sp. A1, the genomic segment AACACATCCCCCGCACCTGTCGCATTTACAGCTGAAATCGCCTTGTTCCTAAAGTGGATGACCTGTTCCTGATCCGATGCCAGCAGGCCGTCCGCTCCCATAGATAGGGCGATGTGCTTCACGCCCTGTTGATGGAGGATATCAATCGCCGCCACCGCATCGTCGAGTGTCTCGATTTTGACGCCGGTCAGCCTCTGCGCTTCAATTCTGTTCGGCTTTAGTCCATACAGATTAAGAAGAAGCGGTTTCAGCTTATCCGTCTTCTCCGCCGACACTGGGTCGGCAATGAGTCTCTTGAGCTCGAATTTACCAATCATCTCCAGCGCCTCACTAGTCAGGTTGGCATCAATGACCACCACAGACGCGTGTTTTATCATATGCTGGTGCTCCCTGATGTATCCCGCGGATACCGAGGTGATGTTTTGCATATCGTTGATCGCATAAGCCATATCCCCATCACCACTAAGCATCGCCATATAGGCGCTTGTCGACAACATCCGGTCAACATGGACCTGATTCACATCCACGCCGACTCGTCTGCATGCCTTAAGTATTAGCTCGCCGTGAACGTCGCTTCCGACAGCGCTCAAAAGCTTCACAGGCACCTCTAGTCTTGCGATCGCCTCTGCGATGTTCCTACCAACTCCACCGGCTGACAATTGAATGGAGCCGATTGCGGAATCGTTCGCTTTAAGCACCGATGCCTTCCCGACGATATCGACATTCGAACCACCGATCA encodes:
- a CDS encoding PfkB family carbohydrate kinase, producing the protein MTEREREILGILRENPLINQKDLAKQLGIERSSVAVHITNLMKKGIIQGKGYIINDEKHVCVIGGSNVDIVGKASVLKANDSAIGSIQLSAGGVGRNIAEAIARLEVPVKLLSAVGSDVHGELILKACRRVGVDVNQVHVDRMLSTSAYMAMLSGDGDMAYAINDMQNITSVSAGYIREHQHMIKHASVVVIDANLTSEALEMIGKFELKRLIADPVSAEKTDKLKPLLLNLYGLKPNRIEAQRLTGVKIETLDDAVAAIDILHQQGVKHIALSMGADGLLASDQEQVIHFRNKAISAVNATGAGDVFTATWAASLQQGFNFFDAIKRSMIAARFNVQSELTIHEALCKEQIEIDMKEVEIYENILRHPS